Proteins co-encoded in one Pseudomonas beijingensis genomic window:
- a CDS encoding LysE family translocator produces MEFSSGFLLSLSLCLDIGVANIAMITLAMQRGYFQGFALGLGTCVGDLVYAVLALAGMTVLLQYEAVRWVLWVGGSVLLLYFAAKMIHSAIYHSAVLAEAGEVQGNSSRQEFFRGIFLAMSSPSAILWFAAVGGTLIARSGGGTLLSSALFLSGFLCAGLLWCAALCLAATQGGKLLGDKLLRYSYWASAAIFCYFAVYVIVSGYNEFVGKAVTGALPGI; encoded by the coding sequence ATGGAATTTTCCAGCGGTTTCCTGCTGAGTCTCTCCCTGTGCCTGGACATTGGCGTGGCCAATATCGCGATGATCACCTTGGCGATGCAGCGCGGCTACTTCCAGGGTTTCGCCCTGGGCCTGGGCACCTGCGTGGGCGACCTGGTCTACGCGGTCCTGGCCCTGGCCGGCATGACCGTACTGCTGCAATACGAAGCGGTGCGCTGGGTGCTGTGGGTCGGCGGCTCGGTGTTGTTGCTGTACTTCGCGGCGAAAATGATCCACTCGGCGATCTATCACAGCGCGGTACTGGCCGAGGCCGGCGAAGTGCAGGGCAACTCATCGCGCCAGGAGTTCTTTCGCGGGATTTTCCTGGCCATGTCATCGCCCAGCGCCATCCTCTGGTTCGCGGCGGTGGGCGGCACGCTGATCGCCCGTTCGGGCGGCGGAACCTTGCTCAGCTCGGCGCTGTTCCTCAGTGGTTTTCTCTGCGCCGGGCTGCTGTGGTGCGCGGCCTTATGCCTGGCGGCGACCCAGGGCGGCAAACTGTTGGGAGATAAACTGTTGCGGTATTCCTATTGGGCATCCGCCGCGATCTTCTGCTATTTCGCGGTGTACGTGATTGTTTCTGGTTACAACGAGTTTGTAGGGAAAGCCGTCACCGGCGCCCTGCCGGGCATCTGA
- a CDS encoding GyrI-like domain-containing protein, which yields MEKPKRDYTTVPRFEQGRFQLIAGFGARFTQDTAQDIPLLWEKFLPWLGKVPGQKDEVTYGVCCNPDEEGGFEYIAGVEISRLDDLPDQYRWIEIPSGHYAVFEHRGPLKTLPQTFQYIWNEWLPQSGHKGACTPEFERYSEDFNPRTGQGTLEIWIPLKPS from the coding sequence ATGGAAAAGCCCAAACGCGATTACACAACCGTACCACGCTTTGAACAGGGACGTTTTCAGCTCATCGCCGGCTTTGGTGCTCGGTTTACCCAGGACACCGCCCAAGACATCCCTTTGCTCTGGGAAAAGTTCCTGCCCTGGCTCGGCAAGGTGCCAGGGCAGAAAGATGAAGTGACCTACGGCGTGTGTTGCAACCCGGACGAGGAGGGTGGGTTCGAATACATCGCTGGCGTGGAAATCAGCCGGCTCGACGATTTGCCGGACCAATACCGCTGGATCGAAATCCCGTCCGGGCACTACGCCGTGTTCGAACATAGGGGCCCGCTGAAGACACTGCCGCAAACCTTCCAATACATCTGGAACGAGTGGCTACCGCAGTCCGGCCACAAAGGGGCCTGCACACCGGAATTCGAACGCTACAGCGAAGACTTCAACCCCAGGACCGGCCAAGGCACCCTGGAGATCTGGATCCCGCTCAAACCGAGTTGA
- a CDS encoding pyridoxamine 5'-phosphate oxidase family protein: MLTSIEQLEALYGLPHERAVRKQIPFLNEDYQAMIRASPLVVIGSAGPDGLDSSPRGDVPGFVQILDERTLALPDRPGNNRIDTLRNVLHDPRVSLLFLIPGIGETLRVNGAARISAEPALLERFAVNGKPARTVLLVSVEAAFFHCSKAIVRSDLWNPARHLERSALPSAGAIHKRLNDGQFDAETYDREAPARVQASLY; the protein is encoded by the coding sequence ATGTTGACGTCGATTGAACAGTTGGAAGCCCTTTATGGCCTGCCCCACGAACGGGCAGTGCGTAAACAGATCCCCTTCCTGAACGAGGATTATCAGGCGATGATTCGGGCTTCGCCGCTGGTGGTCATCGGTTCGGCAGGGCCCGATGGCCTCGATAGCTCGCCCCGGGGCGATGTGCCGGGTTTCGTGCAGATCCTCGACGAGCGTACCCTGGCCTTGCCGGATCGTCCCGGCAACAACCGCATCGACACCTTGCGCAACGTTCTGCACGATCCGCGGGTATCGCTGCTGTTCCTCATTCCCGGGATTGGCGAGACCTTGCGGGTCAACGGTGCCGCCCGGATCAGCGCCGAACCCGCACTGCTGGAGCGCTTTGCGGTCAACGGCAAGCCGGCCCGCACGGTGTTGCTGGTGTCGGTCGAAGCGGCGTTTTTCCATTGTTCCAAAGCCATCGTGCGCTCAGACCTGTGGAATCCGGCTCGCCACCTTGAACGCTCGGCCCTGCCCAGCGCCGGGGCAATCCACAAGCGCTTGAATGATGGGCAGTTCGATGCCGAAACTTACGACCGTGAAGCGCCCGCACGGGTGCAGGCCAGCCTGTACTGA
- a CDS encoding GNAT family N-acetyltransferase, with the protein MTPQLVPYEDLTALQREQVSAIEIHPEQIKFAGDIHGALHMLLSKPGPGVKGFALLAEEVPVAFLLLKRPPVLPAWANEHSATLHALQVDHRAQGKGYGKACLQALPAVARAAWPEIRGLELSVDADNDLAIGLYTRLGWVDSGEAYKGRIGYERRMGLVF; encoded by the coding sequence GTGACCCCTCAGCTCGTCCCCTACGAAGACCTGACCGCGCTGCAACGCGAACAGGTCAGCGCCATCGAAATCCACCCCGAACAGATCAAGTTCGCCGGCGATATCCATGGCGCCCTGCACATGCTGCTGTCCAAGCCCGGCCCGGGGGTCAAAGGCTTTGCGTTATTGGCTGAAGAGGTGCCGGTAGCCTTCCTGCTGCTCAAGCGCCCGCCGGTACTGCCCGCCTGGGCCAACGAACACAGCGCCACCCTGCATGCCTTGCAAGTCGACCATCGGGCCCAAGGCAAAGGCTATGGCAAGGCCTGCCTGCAGGCGTTGCCCGCCGTGGCACGAGCCGCCTGGCCGGAAATCCGTGGCCTGGAACTCTCGGTCGACGCCGACAACGACTTGGCCATCGGCCTGTACACCCGGCTGGGCTGGGTCGACAGTGGCGAAGCCTACAAGGGCCGCATCGGTTATGAGCGGCGGATGGGGTTGGTGTTTTGA
- a CDS encoding YybH family protein — protein MNTQATETEIQTLIDTYRQAVMTKDVEKVMALYDEDIVSFDAIQALQFKGKAAYRAHWQACMEMCPGPHKFDFHQVKITPADNIAFAHWLAYCGGTNEKGEEQACWMRVTACYQRVAGQWRIVHEHWSAPFDPMAGTALFDLQP, from the coding sequence ATGAATACCCAAGCCACTGAAACCGAAATCCAGACCCTGATCGACACCTATCGCCAAGCCGTCATGACCAAGGACGTCGAAAAAGTCATGGCGCTCTATGACGAGGACATTGTCTCGTTCGATGCCATCCAAGCCTTGCAATTCAAGGGCAAGGCCGCCTACCGGGCCCATTGGCAAGCCTGTATGGAAATGTGCCCCGGCCCGCACAAGTTCGATTTCCATCAGGTCAAGATCACCCCGGCCGACAACATCGCCTTCGCCCACTGGCTGGCCTATTGCGGCGGTACCAACGAAAAAGGTGAGGAACAGGCCTGCTGGATGCGTGTGACGGCCTGCTACCAGCGCGTAGCCGGACAATGGCGGATCGTCCACGAACATTGGTCCGCGCCATTCGACCCGATGGCCGGGACGGCGCTGTTCGACCTGCAACCCTGA
- a CDS encoding YciI family protein, with translation MKYLCLVYSNEHTLHNSPDSPEDAECMAYAESIQGSGRMLAAEALESVQTATTVRMRGGKLSITDGPFAETKEQLAGFYLIDAKDLNEAIQVAGNIPAARVGCVEVRPVRQLNP, from the coding sequence ATGAAGTACCTATGCCTGGTGTATAGCAACGAACACACGCTGCACAACTCGCCTGACAGCCCGGAGGACGCCGAGTGCATGGCCTATGCCGAATCGATCCAGGGCAGTGGGCGCATGCTGGCCGCCGAGGCGTTGGAGTCGGTACAGACCGCCACCACGGTGCGCATGCGCGGCGGCAAGCTGTCGATCACCGACGGCCCATTCGCCGAGACCAAGGAGCAACTGGCGGGCTTCTACCTGATCGACGCCAAGGATCTCAACGAAGCCATCCAGGTCGCTGGCAATATCCCGGCGGCCCGGGTCGGCTGTGTCGAAGTACGACCGGTACGCCAACTGAACCCCTGA
- a CDS encoding SRPBCC family protein, with protein sequence MNLTAAPYALSISRVIDAPRQKIFRAWTEPDLLAQWWGPHGMTTPECEMDLWVSGQFRTLMRAPDGSEYPTMGVFLEIFAPQRLVFTDAFLPGWIPSGKAFMTAEVLLEEVDGKTRYTARALHWSEEDRQAHEAMGFHDGWGQSLDRLETLVTQGMPD encoded by the coding sequence ATGAACCTTACAGCTGCCCCTTACGCGTTATCCATCAGCCGGGTCATTGACGCCCCGCGCCAGAAGATCTTCCGCGCCTGGACCGAGCCGGACTTGCTGGCGCAATGGTGGGGGCCCCATGGCATGACCACGCCGGAGTGCGAAATGGACCTGTGGGTCAGCGGTCAGTTTCGCACCCTGATGCGCGCCCCCGATGGCAGTGAATACCCGACCATGGGCGTGTTCCTGGAAATTTTTGCCCCGCAGCGCCTGGTCTTCACCGATGCGTTTCTGCCTGGCTGGATACCCTCCGGCAAGGCCTTCATGACCGCTGAAGTGCTGCTGGAAGAGGTGGACGGCAAGACCCGTTACACCGCCCGGGCGCTGCACTGGAGCGAGGAGGATCGCCAGGCACACGAAGCCATGGGCTTCCATGACGGCTGGGGCCAGAGTCTGGACCGGCTTGAGACGCTGGTTACCCAAGGCATGCCCGACTGA
- a CDS encoding RNA polymerase sigma factor → MSVETVKARVEQVYRQDSRRILATLIRLLGDFDLAEEALHEAFFIAVERWQRDGVPDNPRAWLVSAGRFKAIDSLRRRARFAASRPMLIAQLEELEQGQWSDEDVEDDRLRLIFTCCHPALAADAQVPLTLREVCDLTTEQIARAFLAAPAAIAQRIVRAKAKIRDARIPYQVPSRAELPERLDSVLRVIYLVFNEGYSASMGAELTREDLTREAIRLGRLLMELLPEAEVMGLLALMLLHESRRPARTSSTGELILLDEQARSLWDAELIAEGCALVEAALKTRRFGPYCLQAAIAAVHAEAPTAEETDWPQIVGLYDVLLRAVPSPVIELNRAAALAKRDGPEAGLRLVEAILGRGELLDYHLAYSAQAEFCRQLGRLDEARAAYRRALELTQQLPERRFIEGRLAGLQ, encoded by the coding sequence ATGTCGGTCGAAACGGTCAAGGCGCGGGTCGAGCAGGTTTATCGGCAAGACTCGCGGCGGATCCTGGCAACGCTGATTCGCCTGCTGGGGGACTTCGATCTCGCGGAAGAAGCCTTGCACGAAGCCTTTTTCATTGCGGTCGAGCGCTGGCAGCGCGACGGTGTACCGGACAACCCGCGGGCCTGGCTGGTGTCTGCCGGGCGCTTCAAGGCCATCGACAGTTTGCGTCGCCGCGCGCGTTTCGCTGCGTCCCGACCGATGTTGATCGCCCAGCTCGAAGAGCTGGAGCAGGGCCAGTGGAGTGACGAAGACGTGGAAGACGATCGCCTGCGGCTGATTTTTACCTGTTGCCACCCGGCCCTGGCGGCGGATGCCCAAGTGCCCCTGACGCTGCGGGAAGTCTGCGACCTGACTACCGAACAAATCGCCCGGGCGTTCCTCGCCGCCCCTGCGGCCATTGCCCAGCGCATCGTGCGGGCCAAGGCGAAAATTCGCGATGCCAGGATCCCCTATCAGGTGCCGTCCCGCGCGGAACTGCCGGAGCGACTGGACAGCGTGCTGCGGGTGATTTACCTGGTATTCAACGAAGGGTATTCGGCCTCGATGGGCGCCGAGCTGACCCGCGAAGACCTGACCCGCGAAGCCATCCGTCTCGGGCGTCTGCTGATGGAGTTGCTGCCCGAGGCCGAGGTCATGGGGTTGCTGGCGTTGATGTTGCTGCACGAATCCCGGCGACCGGCGCGAACGTCGTCGACCGGTGAGCTGATCCTGCTGGATGAACAGGCGCGATCCTTGTGGGATGCCGAGCTGATCGCCGAGGGCTGCGCGCTGGTGGAAGCCGCGCTGAAGACCCGGCGGTTCGGGCCGTACTGCCTGCAAGCGGCGATTGCGGCGGTGCATGCCGAAGCGCCGACCGCCGAGGAGACCGATTGGCCCCAGATCGTCGGGCTTTATGATGTGCTGCTGCGTGCCGTGCCGTCGCCGGTGATCGAACTCAACCGCGCCGCCGCCCTGGCCAAGCGCGACGGGCCGGAAGCAGGCTTGCGCCTGGTCGAGGCGATTCTGGGGCGTGGGGAGTTACTCGACTATCACCTGGCCTACTCGGCGCAGGCAGAATTCTGTCGCCAATTGGGACGATTGGACGAGGCGAGGGCGGCGTATCGACGCGCGCTTGAGTTGACGCAGCAATTGCCGGAACGGCGGTTTATCGAAGGGCGGCTTGCGGGGTTGCAGTGA
- a CDS encoding imelysin family protein — protein sequence MIRMPLATASLLAIAISLAGCGEGKDKAAAPQAPTPAASTAAPVAPAAAGKIDEAAAKAVVAHYADIVYAVYSDAESTAKTLQTAVDAFLAKPDAETLKAAKAAWVAARVPYLQSEVFRFGNTIIDDWEGQVNAWPLDEGLIDYVDKSYEHALGNPGATANIIANTEVQVGEDKVDVKDITPEKLASLNELGGSEANVATGYHAIEFLLWGQDLNGTGPGAGNRPASDYLEGAGATGGHNDRRRAYLKSVTQLLVNDLQEMVGNWKPNVADNYRATLEAEPAESGLRKMLFGMGSLSLGELAGERMKVSLEANSPEDEQDCFSDNTHNSHFYDAKGVRNVYLGEYTRVDGSKMTGASLSSLVAKADPAADTALKADLADTEAKIQVMVDHANKGEHYDQLIAAGNTAGNQIVRDAIAALVKQTGSIEQAAGKLGISDLNPDSADHEF from the coding sequence ATGATTCGTATGCCCCTGGCTACCGCCAGTCTGCTGGCCATCGCTATTTCCCTCGCCGGTTGCGGCGAAGGCAAAGACAAGGCCGCCGCGCCGCAAGCGCCAACGCCGGCCGCCAGCACCGCGGCACCGGTCGCCCCTGCTGCCGCCGGCAAAATCGACGAAGCCGCCGCCAAGGCCGTTGTCGCGCACTATGCCGACATCGTCTATGCCGTCTACAGCGATGCCGAATCCACTGCGAAGACCCTGCAAACCGCCGTCGACGCGTTCCTGGCCAAGCCGGACGCCGAGACCTTGAAAGCCGCCAAGGCTGCCTGGGTCGCCGCACGCGTGCCGTACCTGCAAAGCGAAGTGTTCCGCTTCGGCAACACCATCATCGACGACTGGGAAGGCCAAGTGAACGCCTGGCCCTTGGATGAAGGCCTGATCGATTACGTCGACAAATCCTACGAGCACGCCTTGGGTAACCCGGGCGCGACCGCCAACATCATCGCCAATACCGAAGTCCAGGTTGGCGAAGACAAAGTCGACGTCAAAGACATCACCCCGGAAAAACTCGCCAGCCTGAACGAGCTGGGCGGTTCCGAGGCCAACGTCGCCACCGGCTACCACGCCATCGAATTCCTGCTGTGGGGCCAAGACCTCAACGGCACTGGCCCGGGTGCCGGCAATCGCCCTGCTTCGGATTACCTGGAGGGCGCCGGCGCCACTGGCGGCCACAACGACCGTCGTCGTGCGTACCTCAAGTCCGTGACCCAACTGCTGGTCAATGACCTGCAGGAAATGGTTGGCAACTGGAAGCCGAACGTGGCCGACAACTACCGCGCCACCCTGGAAGCCGAGCCGGCCGAAAGCGGCCTGCGCAAGATGCTGTTCGGCATGGGCAGCCTGTCCCTGGGTGAACTGGCGGGCGAGCGTATGAAGGTGTCCCTGGAAGCCAACTCGCCAGAAGACGAGCAGGATTGCTTCAGCGACAACACCCACAACTCGCACTTCTACGATGCCAAGGGCGTGCGTAACGTGTACCTGGGCGAATACACCCGCGTCGACGGCAGCAAGATGACCGGCGCCAGCCTGTCGTCCCTGGTGGCCAAGGCCGACCCGGCCGCGGACACCGCGCTCAAGGCCGACCTGGCCGACACCGAAGCCAAGATCCAGGTCATGGTCGATCACGCCAACAAGGGTGAGCACTACGACCAACTGATCGCCGCCGGCAACACCGCTGGCAACCAGATCGTGCGCGACGCCATCGCCGCACTGGTCAAGCAGACCGGTTCGATCGAACAGGCTGCGGGCAAACTGGGCATCAGCGACCTGAACCCGGACAGCGCTGATCACGAGTTCTGA